One genomic window of Candidatus Auribacterota bacterium includes the following:
- a CDS encoding glycosyltransferase family 4 protein: MSPRICMICSLFHPVIGGAEKQTENLARELIKGGLKVFVLTERIRGLQRVEDLDGLLVYRDIMPLRWRFICGISYLLSTFVFLYRKRDDYDVIHTHILYHHTLSALVISWLFNKKVVVKIACGGQFGELARIRKIIGTRLLSAICNRVDAFIAISRQIEYELGMLGLSPGKIFHIPNFVDLKKFHPVQDGVKMRLRSDLCLPADNKIALFIGRLVPQKTPSCLIEAWAEVSFHYPHSILVLIGEGKLKADLENQICDLNLQGKVLFLPKTSTISSYFQASDIFILHSLSEGLSNSLMEAMACGLPCVATVIGGNTDLIEDGVDGILVRPSSSEELAQAILGILNDEQGARLLGRRAREKIGKCYSSEYVIPRYINLYNALLSRR; this comes from the coding sequence ATGAGTCCTAGGATTTGCATGATTTGCTCCCTGTTCCATCCCGTTATCGGCGGGGCAGAGAAACAGACGGAGAACCTGGCCCGGGAATTGATAAAAGGCGGCCTGAAAGTATTCGTCCTTACTGAGAGGATAAGGGGTTTGCAAAGGGTAGAGGATTTAGATGGCCTGCTTGTTTACAGAGATATCATGCCCTTGAGATGGAGATTTATATGCGGCATAAGCTATTTGTTAAGTACCTTTGTATTTCTCTACAGAAAAAGGGATGATTACGATGTTATTCATACTCATATTCTGTATCACCACACTTTGTCTGCATTGGTTATTTCCTGGTTATTCAATAAAAAGGTTGTAGTTAAAATCGCATGTGGAGGACAGTTCGGTGAATTAGCAAGGATAAGGAAGATAATAGGGACCAGACTTCTCAGTGCGATCTGCAATCGAGTGGACGCCTTCATTGCTATTAGCAGGCAAATAGAATATGAGTTAGGGATGCTTGGCTTGAGCCCTGGAAAAATATTCCATATACCCAACTTTGTAGATCTGAAGAAGTTTCATCCTGTTCAAGATGGCGTAAAGATGCGATTACGGAGCGACCTTTGCCTCCCCGCAGATAACAAAATAGCATTGTTTATAGGGAGGTTAGTTCCCCAGAAGACTCCTTCGTGTTTGATCGAAGCATGGGCTGAAGTATCTTTTCACTACCCGCATTCCATCCTTGTGCTGATTGGTGAGGGGAAGCTGAAAGCGGATTTAGAAAATCAGATATGCGACTTAAACTTACAAGGGAAGGTATTGTTCTTACCTAAGACGAGCACCATTTCCTCCTATTTTCAAGCCAGCGATATCTTCATCCTTCACTCGCTCTCTGAAGGTTTATCCAACTCACTTATGGAGGCTATGGCTTGCGGCCTCCCGTGTGTTGCTACAGTGATAGGCGGCAATACTGATCTGATTGAGGATGGCGTTGATGGCATTCTGGTGCGACCAAGCAGTAGTGAGGAGTTGGCGCAGGCTATCCTGGGAATATTGAATGATGAACAGGGCGCAAGGCTTTTGGGAAGGCGAGCAAGGGAAAAGATCGGAAAGTGCTATTCCAGCGAGTATGTTATTCCGAGATATATAAATTTATACAATGCGCTCTTATCCAGAAGATGA
- a CDS encoding Trm112 family protein — translation MIDKELLDILACPACKADVKLEDEKIVCTQCGRRYPIRDGIPIMLIDEAEVPEAKSK, via the coding sequence ATGATTGACAAAGAATTATTAGATATTCTCGCATGTCCTGCCTGCAAGGCGGATGTCAAACTCGAAGACGAGAAGATCGTCTGCACACAATGCGGTCGCAGGTACCCCATAAGAGACGGCATTCCGATAATGCTCATTGACGAGGCCGAGGTGCCGGAAGCAAAGAGCAAATGA
- the radC gene encoding DNA repair protein RadC, with translation MPHYLHHRTRLRERFEKSGAVAMHDYESLELLLTYVISRRDVKPLAKSLIERFGSLSAVIDASPRELESVKGIGPRSALLIPLIKELCTEYMAEKMMSRDLLSSPRAVVDFARMKLASLPREDFMVIFLNVKNEVMDYETIHEGTVDRAVVYPRKIVESALAHHAVGLILVHNHPSGHPEPSAEDKTITSSIAEACRTMDIRILDHLVVGRDGYFSFAENNLL, from the coding sequence ATGCCACACTATCTCCATCACCGGACGCGGCTGCGGGAACGGTTCGAGAAGAGCGGCGCGGTGGCGATGCACGACTACGAGTCGCTCGAACTTCTCCTCACCTATGTGATCTCTCGAAGGGACGTCAAGCCGCTCGCCAAAAGTCTCATCGAGCGATTCGGCAGCCTCTCGGCGGTCATTGACGCGAGCCCGCGCGAGCTCGAGTCGGTGAAGGGGATCGGGCCGCGGTCGGCATTGCTCATCCCACTGATCAAAGAGCTCTGCACGGAGTATATGGCAGAGAAGATGATGAGCCGGGACCTGCTCTCCTCGCCCCGCGCGGTCGTGGATTTCGCCAGGATGAAGCTCGCCTCCCTCCCTCGCGAGGATTTTATGGTCATCTTTCTCAATGTCAAGAATGAGGTGATGGACTACGAGACCATCCATGAGGGGACGGTTGACCGCGCGGTGGTCTACCCGCGGAAGATTGTCGAATCGGCCCTCGCGCACCATGCGGTGGGGCTGATCTTGGTCCACAATCATCCGAGCGGCCATCCGGAACCTTCGGCGGAGGATAAAACCATCACGAGTTCGATCGCAGAAGCCTGCCGTACCATGGACATCCGCATCCTGGACCATCTGGTGGTCGGCAGGGATGGGTATTTCAGCTTTGCAGAGAATAACTTATTATGA
- the rfbD gene encoding dTDP-4-dehydrorhamnose reductase: MATHERILVIGAAGMLGHELMDILSPAWELTGVDIGEVDITDREGTEAYIRELRPHAVVNAAARTDVDGCEGDPDGAFAVNAQGAGYVAAACRAACARMIYLSTDYVFDGRAKKPYREDAATNPQSAYGKSKLAGEQAVRRGLDDYIIVRTSWLFGLHGKNFVDTILRAAARQPVLEVVGDQRGCPTYARDLAKAIGSLLMTDCRGIVNVTNSGVCSWCEYARAILELGGISGVRVNEITSERLSRPAPRPPFSALDGSRYAGLTGAPMRQWREAVGEYMKKGTGYFFTSDKNQKERKNHSLTQMKSTTDA, translated from the coding sequence ATGGCCACACATGAGAGAATCCTGGTGATCGGGGCAGCGGGCATGCTCGGGCACGAGCTGATGGATATTCTCTCGCCCGCGTGGGAGCTCACCGGCGTTGACATCGGCGAGGTTGATATCACCGATAGAGAGGGCACGGAGGCGTATATCAGGGAGCTCAGGCCGCATGCTGTCGTCAACGCGGCCGCGCGCACGGATGTCGATGGGTGCGAGGGTGACCCGGACGGTGCGTTCGCCGTTAACGCGCAGGGGGCGGGGTACGTCGCCGCGGCCTGCCGCGCCGCCTGCGCCAGGATGATTTACCTGAGCACGGACTACGTCTTCGACGGCCGCGCGAAAAAGCCCTACCGAGAGGACGCGGCGACAAATCCCCAGAGCGCATACGGGAAATCGAAACTGGCCGGGGAGCAGGCGGTCCGGCGCGGCCTCGACGACTATATCATTGTCAGAACCTCGTGGCTCTTCGGCCTGCACGGGAAGAACTTTGTTGACACGATACTCAGGGCCGCGGCCAGGCAGCCTGTCCTTGAGGTGGTGGGAGACCAGCGCGGTTGCCCCACCTACGCGCGCGATCTCGCCAAGGCAATCGGCTCGCTGCTCATGACAGACTGCCGGGGCATCGTCAATGTGACGAATAGCGGCGTCTGTTCCTGGTGCGAGTACGCCCGCGCGATCCTCGAACTCGGGGGGATCAGCGGTGTGAGGGTGAACGAGATCACGAGCGAACGCCTCTCTCGCCCCGCCCCGCGGCCGCCGTTCTCGGCGCTCGATGGCTCACGCTACGCCGGGCTGACTGGCGCCCCGATGCGGCAATGGAGAGAGGCGGTAGGGGAGTACATGAAAAAGGGGACAGGCTACTTTTTCACCTCGGATAAGAATCAAAAGGAAAGAAAAAATCACTCTCTCACACAGATGAAAAGCACTACCGATGCATAA
- the rfbB gene encoding dTDP-glucose 4,6-dehydratase: MKLLVTGGAGFIGSNFIRYYLSKHRDCSIVNLDKLTYAGNLDNLKDIQSDPRYRFIKGDIADASLVRRIVGEGIEVIANFAAETHVDRAIGHAGDFIRTDVYGAFVLLESARAHKIKKFIQISTDEVYGSIEKGSFKETDPLMPRNPYAASKAGADRLAYSYWATYQLPVVITRASNNFGPYQYPEKVIPLFVTNALRDIPVPLYGDGMNVRDWLFVEDHCAAVALLIEAGTDGEVYNVGGGNEIPNVELTHFILDCLKKPRTLIKQVKDRQGHDRRYSLNCDKVKKLGWRPRGDFKKAMGETVDWYARNEWWWDKLKSGEYWEYYRKQYVEREQA; encoded by the coding sequence ATGAAACTGCTCGTGACCGGCGGCGCCGGATTCATAGGCTCGAACTTCATACGGTACTATCTCTCAAAACACAGGGACTGCTCGATCGTCAACCTCGACAAGCTCACCTACGCGGGGAATCTGGACAACCTGAAGGATATCCAGTCGGATCCGCGCTACCGGTTCATCAAGGGTGACATCGCCGACGCGTCGCTGGTGCGGAGGATAGTGGGTGAGGGTATCGAGGTGATCGCCAACTTCGCGGCGGAGACGCACGTTGACCGCGCGATCGGCCACGCGGGGGATTTCATCCGCACAGACGTCTACGGGGCCTTCGTGCTGCTCGAGAGCGCCCGCGCGCACAAGATCAAAAAGTTTATACAGATCTCCACCGATGAAGTGTACGGGAGCATCGAGAAAGGGTCGTTCAAGGAGACCGATCCCCTCATGCCCAGGAACCCCTACGCCGCGAGCAAGGCCGGCGCCGACAGGCTCGCCTATTCCTACTGGGCGACCTATCAGCTCCCGGTGGTCATCACGAGGGCCTCCAACAACTTCGGGCCATACCAGTATCCGGAAAAGGTTATACCGCTTTTCGTCACCAACGCGCTCAGGGACATTCCCGTCCCGCTCTACGGCGACGGCATGAACGTGCGGGACTGGCTGTTCGTGGAGGACCACTGCGCCGCGGTCGCGCTCCTCATCGAAGCGGGAACTGACGGCGAGGTGTACAACGTCGGGGGGGGGAACGAGATTCCCAATGTCGAACTTACCCATTTCATTCTTGATTGCCTGAAAAAGCCCCGCACTCTCATAAAACAGGTCAAGGACAGGCAGGGGCATGACCGGCGCTACTCGCTCAACTGCGACAAGGTGAAAAAGCTCGGCTGGCGGCCGCGGGGGGATTTCAAGAAGGCGATGGGGGAGACGGTTGACTGGTACGCCCGCAACGAGTGGTGGTGGGATAAGCTGAAGAGCGGGGAGTACTGGGAGTACTACCGGAAGCAGTACGTGGAGCGTGAGCAGGCATAG
- a CDS encoding sugar phosphate nucleotidyltransferase — MKGVILAGGLGTRLSPLTKITNKHLLPIYDKPMIYYPLQTLVNAGIDDILIVTGGNNAGDFLRLLGSGREFGLKELQYAYQEREGGIAEALSLAEHFAEGEKLAVMLGDNIIEGNILKAVSDFKRQADGAKILLKVVDNPQDYGVAEVTGDRIVHIVEKPDKPVSNYAVIGIYLYDHDVFSIIKTITPSGRAELEITDVNNAYIEKGKMTYDILKGWWADAGASIDRLMKVNMLVYERGANKMDM, encoded by the coding sequence ATGAAAGGAGTGATACTCGCGGGAGGGCTTGGGACGAGGCTCTCGCCGCTCACAAAAATCACCAACAAGCACCTTCTCCCTATCTATGACAAGCCGATGATTTATTATCCTCTCCAGACTCTGGTCAACGCGGGAATCGACGATATCCTCATCGTGACGGGGGGCAATAATGCAGGCGATTTTCTCCGGCTTCTGGGGAGCGGGAGGGAGTTCGGCCTCAAGGAGTTGCAGTACGCGTATCAGGAGCGGGAGGGGGGGATCGCGGAGGCGCTCTCACTCGCCGAGCACTTTGCGGAAGGGGAAAAGCTCGCGGTCATGCTGGGCGATAACATTATCGAGGGGAACATCCTCAAAGCGGTGAGTGATTTCAAGCGGCAGGCCGACGGAGCGAAGATCCTCCTGAAGGTAGTCGACAACCCTCAAGATTATGGCGTCGCGGAGGTCACAGGAGACAGGATTGTCCATATCGTAGAGAAACCTGATAAACCTGTCAGCAACTACGCCGTGATCGGTATCTACCTGTACGATCATGATGTTTTCAGTATCATAAAAACCATCACTCCCTCCGGCCGCGCCGAGCTCGAGATCACCGATGTGAACAACGCGTACATCGAGAAGGGTAAGATGACCTATGACATACTGAAGGGATGGTGGGCTGACGCGGGGGCTTCCATTGATCGGTTGATGAAGGTCAACATGCTCGTCTACGAACGCGGGGCCAATAAGATGGATATGTGA
- a CDS encoding dTDP-4-dehydrorhamnose 3,5-epimerase family protein produces the protein MISGVKIKELRPHADERGCLQEILRCDEEFFEGFGQLYVSLNYPGVVRAWHYHKKQVDFIAVVKGMAKIVAYDGREGSPTHGEVNEFFVGEHNRIIIRIPELVMHGYKTVGGEPCLLINLPTRCYNRSEPDEYRIPPHENDIPYEWGIKEK, from the coding sequence ATGATCAGCGGAGTTAAAATCAAAGAGTTGAGGCCGCATGCCGATGAGCGGGGGTGCCTGCAGGAGATCCTGCGCTGCGATGAAGAGTTCTTCGAGGGGTTTGGCCAGCTCTACGTATCCCTGAATTATCCCGGCGTGGTGCGCGCGTGGCATTATCACAAGAAGCAGGTCGACTTCATCGCGGTGGTCAAGGGGATGGCAAAGATCGTGGCCTATGACGGGCGTGAGGGCTCCCCCACGCATGGTGAGGTGAATGAGTTTTTCGTGGGTGAGCACAACAGGATTATCATCCGTATCCCCGAACTCGTCATGCACGGCTATAAAACGGTGGGGGGTGAACCCTGTCTCCTGATCAATTTGCCCACGCGATGCTACAACAGGAGCGAACCTGATGAGTACCGGATCCCCCCTCATGAGAACGACATTCCCTATGAGTGGGGCATCAAGGAGAAGTAG
- a CDS encoding lysylphosphatidylglycerol synthase transmembrane domain-containing protein: MNISLRNKLLMLCKIGLAAGIVAFVIYRKVDLHELAGYLRGVNRGSILACGAAYGVLWLMSAWRWQMLVKVQDIGVRYINILRYCFIGLFFNNIMLGSMGGDVLKAYYLARAAPGRGEGALISVIADRTVGFLTFFGIGFAGIMINGRNPRLRAASCLFLAFFLVTCAGLLVLYSKDILRRIPFAKRALSRLPFEENVRRLYRALYTYRTHKSALCGALLISLVLQLVTIAIVYRIAKMLGMAEVTYGHLLLLIPLIGTICAIPVTPSGWGTGEVAYCKLFGALGIHADQALALDLVIRALVMSWSLIGGML; the protein is encoded by the coding sequence ATGAACATATCGCTGCGGAATAAGCTTCTCATGCTTTGTAAGATCGGGCTGGCGGCAGGGATAGTCGCCTTCGTTATCTACAGGAAGGTGGACCTGCATGAGCTCGCCGGCTATCTCCGCGGCGTGAACCGGGGGAGCATTCTTGCCTGCGGGGCGGCCTATGGAGTCCTGTGGCTGATGAGCGCCTGGCGCTGGCAGATGCTCGTGAAGGTCCAGGATATCGGCGTTCGGTATATCAATATCTTGCGATACTGCTTTATCGGCCTCTTTTTCAACAACATCATGCTCGGCTCGATGGGCGGCGACGTGCTCAAGGCGTATTACCTAGCGCGGGCAGCTCCGGGGAGGGGGGAGGGCGCCCTCATCTCGGTCATCGCAGACAGGACTGTCGGATTCCTGACGTTCTTCGGCATTGGCTTCGCTGGCATTATGATCAATGGCCGTAATCCCCGCCTCCGCGCGGCGTCATGTCTGTTTCTCGCGTTCTTTCTCGTGACCTGCGCCGGTCTCCTGGTGCTCTACAGTAAGGATATCCTCAGGAGAATTCCATTCGCGAAAAGAGCGCTCAGCCGGCTCCCCTTTGAGGAAAATGTCCGCCGGCTCTACCGCGCGCTGTACACATATCGCACGCACAAATCCGCACTCTGCGGGGCGCTGCTCATTTCGCTCGTATTGCAGCTCGTCACGATCGCCATTGTCTACCGGATCGCAAAGATGCTCGGCATGGCGGAGGTGACCTATGGACACCTCCTCCTCCTCATTCCTCTCATCGGGACAATATGCGCGATACCCGTTACCCCCTCGGGCTGGGGGACGGGGGAGGTCGCGTATTGCAAATTGTTTGGCGCGCTGGGAATCCACGCAGATCAAGCCCTGGCACTTGACCTGGTCATACGCGCCCTCGTGATGTCATGGAGCCTCATCGGCGGGATGCTCTAA
- the thiD gene encoding bifunctional hydroxymethylpyrimidine kinase/phosphomethylpyrimidine kinase, which produces MRTVLTIAGSDSSCGAGIQADLKTFQRCGVYGVCAVTAVTAQDSARVTDVLPLSPRIVSEQINAVLGEMRVHAVKTGMLWSEGIIIAVWRSLLKYRIPHLVIDPVITSHGGSRLLSRRAEKALVRHLFPLADLVTPNLLEAEEVAGITIRGRGDILEAAKRLRAHGPRAVLIKGGHGGGGATDWYYDGTALSTLRAPRSARGKLHGSGCILSAAIAAGLAKGMPLGKAVRAGKAYVSREIGRAWQIGKGTALALHS; this is translated from the coding sequence ATGCGTACGGTGCTCACGATTGCCGGTTCTGATTCCTCCTGCGGGGCGGGGATCCAGGCGGATCTCAAAACATTCCAGCGGTGCGGGGTGTACGGCGTCTGCGCGGTGACGGCGGTAACCGCGCAGGACAGCGCGCGCGTGACGGACGTGCTGCCGCTCTCACCACGGATCGTATCGGAGCAGATAAATGCGGTCCTCGGAGAGATGCGCGTGCACGCGGTAAAAACAGGGATGCTCTGGAGCGAGGGGATAATCATTGCGGTGTGGCGCAGCCTGTTAAAGTATCGGATCCCGCATCTCGTGATCGATCCGGTTATCACTTCGCACGGTGGGAGCCGCCTCCTGTCACGGCGTGCTGAAAAGGCCCTCGTGCGGCATCTTTTCCCCCTCGCGGACCTGGTGACTCCGAATCTCCTTGAGGCCGAGGAGGTTGCGGGGATAACGATCAGGGGCAGGGGCGATATTCTTGAGGCGGCGAAACGTCTGAGGGCGCACGGGCCGCGGGCGGTGCTCATCAAGGGAGGGCACGGCGGTGGGGGAGCGACAGACTGGTATTACGACGGCACGGCATTGTCAACGTTGCGCGCCCCGCGGAGCGCGCGCGGGAAATTGCATGGGTCGGGCTGCATTCTCTCTGCCGCAATCGCTGCGGGATTGGCAAAGGGTATGCCGCTCGGGAAAGCGGTGCGCGCCGGCAAGGCGTATGTGAGCCGGGAAATAGGGCGTGCCTGGCAAATCGGCAAGGGAACGGCCCTTGCCCTTCATAGCTGA
- a CDS encoding (deoxy)nucleoside triphosphate pyrophosphohydrolase yields MKPIICAAAVIRRGDKILIAQREHDSNLEPLKWEFPGGKIEFTEDPRVCLAREIKEEMDFDIEVNDIFEVVSHNYQKGGETYHVLLLCYLCTYLRGQPRPIECHDLRWVGSGEIGRFDFAAADIPIVAKVCNCLFNAR; encoded by the coding sequence GTGAAGCCGATCATCTGTGCGGCAGCGGTGATCCGCAGAGGTGATAAGATCCTCATCGCCCAGAGGGAGCATGACTCCAATCTCGAGCCGCTGAAGTGGGAGTTCCCCGGAGGCAAAATTGAATTCACGGAAGATCCGCGGGTCTGTCTTGCCCGGGAGATCAAAGAGGAAATGGATTTCGATATCGAGGTCAATGACATTTTCGAGGTCGTTTCACACAACTACCAGAAGGGCGGCGAAACGTACCATGTGCTCCTGCTCTGCTATCTCTGCACCTACCTTCGCGGCCAGCCACGCCCCATTGAGTGCCACGACCTGAGGTGGGTGGGGAGCGGCGAAATAGGGCGCTTTGATTTTGCCGCAGCTGACATTCCTATAGTCGCAAAGGTTTGCAACTGTCTGTTCAACGCGCGCTAA
- the dcd gene encoding dCTP deaminase, translating into MSVIAQTELEKLLREGIIKVEPFTREQLGPGSIDLHLGNEFTVFKKVREVFHIKDDTDYRMISETIRVHDFFVLMPGESALAKTVEKITLPDDICGRLEGRSRFSRLGLLVHITASFMHPGISNHQVLEMYNASPIPLAVHPGTKICQFIFEKTIGKGHYSGRFADQ; encoded by the coding sequence ATGAGCGTTATCGCGCAGACTGAGCTTGAGAAGTTGCTGAGGGAAGGGATCATAAAGGTCGAACCGTTCACGCGGGAACAGCTCGGCCCCGGCTCGATAGACCTTCACCTGGGGAATGAATTCACCGTCTTCAAGAAGGTGCGGGAGGTCTTCCATATCAAGGATGATACCGACTACCGGATGATCAGCGAGACGATACGCGTCCACGACTTTTTCGTGCTCATGCCGGGCGAATCCGCGCTCGCGAAAACGGTTGAAAAAATTACGCTCCCGGATGACATCTGCGGAAGGCTCGAGGGCCGGAGCAGGTTCTCGAGGTTGGGCCTCCTGGTGCACATCACCGCGTCATTCATGCATCCCGGAATATCCAACCATCAGGTGCTGGAGATGTATAATGCGAGCCCGATCCCGCTCGCCGTTCATCCGGGGACGAAAATCTGCCAGTTCATCTTTGAAAAGACCATAGGCAAGGGGCACTACAGCGGTCGGTTCGCAGACCAGTAG
- a CDS encoding SGNH/GDSL hydrolase family protein, producing MDTGGKIALAKRLCALLGAVVIALAAAEIVLRLFAPFPDYTSDTIHSFPDQYDPLLGYAGVPNLETWFILPDFKHRIVNNSRGFRERERSYEKWGKKRIVVLGDSTAWGWGVEALERFSDILERRLPGWEVINLAQAGYSTDQELLVLETEGLKYRPDIVILLFDRNDVVEGNNAKVIDGMQPKPFFVGEGDRLVLKNTPVPFEPAYWAKKRLLAQSYGIPGRESESHWSVDYLKRELLTHSHLYNWLTFRLAHPVWAGSEPVAGEGDPEKLARELALTEKLLKRIDDLCRENSARFIIADIHSVYSPLLKRFCQGARIGYVDLGPCLHGRIRPVVHRKVGHWNSYGHRVVADAMIDYLRKNDYIR from the coding sequence ATGGATACTGGCGGTAAGATTGCTCTGGCGAAGAGGCTGTGCGCCCTGCTCGGTGCCGTTGTGATTGCGCTGGCGGCAGCAGAGATAGTCCTGCGCCTCTTCGCGCCATTCCCGGATTATACCTCTGATACAATTCATTCGTTCCCCGACCAATACGATCCACTCCTCGGCTATGCCGGTGTGCCGAACCTTGAGACGTGGTTCATCCTCCCCGATTTTAAGCACAGAATCGTGAATAACTCGCGAGGATTCAGGGAGCGGGAGCGATCGTACGAAAAGTGGGGCAAAAAGAGGATTGTCGTCCTCGGCGATTCGACGGCGTGGGGCTGGGGGGTTGAGGCGTTGGAGAGATTTTCAGATATCCTGGAGCGGCGGCTCCCCGGATGGGAGGTGATCAACCTCGCCCAAGCCGGTTACTCCACGGATCAGGAGCTTCTCGTCCTGGAAACCGAAGGCCTTAAGTATCGCCCGGACATCGTGATCCTCCTCTTCGACCGGAACGACGTGGTTGAGGGGAATAACGCAAAGGTGATAGACGGGATGCAGCCGAAGCCGTTCTTTGTCGGGGAGGGGGACCGGCTGGTGTTGAAGAATACGCCTGTTCCCTTCGAGCCGGCATACTGGGCAAAAAAGAGACTGCTCGCCCAGAGCTATGGCATCCCCGGTAGAGAGTCCGAATCGCACTGGTCGGTGGATTATCTGAAGAGAGAACTTCTTACCCACTCCCACCTGTATAACTGGCTCACATTCCGACTCGCGCACCCTGTATGGGCTGGATCGGAACCTGTTGCGGGAGAAGGCGACCCGGAGAAACTGGCGCGTGAGTTAGCATTGACAGAAAAGCTCCTCAAACGGATTGACGATCTCTGCCGTGAAAATAGCGCCCGCTTCATAATCGCTGACATACACTCAGTCTATTCACCGCTTCTCAAGCGCTTCTGCCAGGGAGCAAGGATAGGGTATGTGGATCTCGGACCCTGTCTCCATGGCAGGATTCGCCCGGTGGTGCATAGGAAAGTAGGGCACTGGAATAGCTATGGCCACAGGGTTGTTGCTGATGCGATGATTGACTATCTGAGAAAAAATGATTACATTCGATGA
- a CDS encoding glycosyltransferase family 39 protein: protein MKKPLEVLSLAAVLVLAFALRYTEPYYLADLAIVPDSAQYAVAGYNLAHGRGLWIYINDLRLPLMYPCGFPLILALYYLLTGAALHTAIYLVLAFSLASIVLAYLFARSVFGCPTALLAALFLSVAPSYVGYSQVLISDMVSNTFMIAGLWLAWMAAVGERKTSRLWFAAGALCGFSTAVHIMRIITLLPLCATCLIGSRRNIRCQAISLAYLVAGFVVGISPVLMYNGMAFGDIFKTGYYYWERWEGGKDYFSLHYAIRNTAVSERGDQRGNIVYYLWHFFGLSWPTLFAPYFPAVLLLAIFGVAGCVRQNRGGVRFSFAVMILSLIFGTLFMLLFYAFQMAKFFLPVVPFVCMLAANGTVMLLGVFRGGSVSRRLLLRVPVAILLAVTAWGCAKPFMGGDLTHHAPTWWYEGFKVLNQIAPDDAFLISGIDGVYVTHYFIGGTHRTYMPISREVEYIRQRDLPLKVAMENPGYIRSLLASGKRVYMDGFTFNWWARYRAALEKDFNFVPVTSYYNGSLRLYELRPKSTS from the coding sequence ATGAAAAAACCACTTGAAGTGCTGTCACTCGCTGCGGTGTTGGTCCTGGCGTTTGCGCTCCGCTATACTGAGCCGTACTACCTCGCCGATCTCGCGATCGTTCCTGATTCCGCCCAGTACGCGGTGGCGGGATATAATCTCGCACACGGTAGGGGGTTATGGATATATATAAATGATCTGAGGCTCCCGCTGATGTACCCCTGCGGTTTTCCGCTCATACTGGCGCTCTATTACTTGCTGACAGGGGCAGCACTCCACACGGCGATTTACCTGGTTCTCGCATTTAGCCTCGCTTCCATAGTGCTCGCGTACCTGTTTGCGCGATCCGTATTCGGCTGCCCGACGGCTCTTCTTGCAGCCCTCTTTCTCTCGGTAGCTCCTTCGTATGTGGGTTACAGCCAGGTACTCATCAGTGATATGGTCTCCAACACCTTTATGATCGCAGGCCTCTGGCTCGCGTGGATGGCCGCAGTCGGTGAGAGGAAAACGTCGCGGCTCTGGTTCGCTGCGGGTGCGCTATGTGGTTTTTCAACAGCGGTACATATAATGAGGATCATCACTCTCCTGCCTCTATGCGCCACGTGCCTTATCGGTTCCCGCAGGAATATCCGTTGCCAAGCCATTTCTCTCGCGTATCTTGTCGCTGGATTTGTTGTTGGCATTTCACCTGTCCTTATGTATAACGGTATGGCGTTTGGCGATATATTCAAGACTGGCTATTACTACTGGGAGCGATGGGAGGGAGGTAAAGATTATTTCTCCCTGCACTATGCAATCAGAAACACTGCCGTTTCAGAACGGGGAGACCAACGGGGAAACATCGTCTATTATCTCTGGCATTTCTTCGGCCTGAGCTGGCCGACGCTGTTCGCCCCATATTTCCCGGCCGTGCTTCTGCTCGCGATATTCGGAGTCGCTGGCTGTGTGAGACAAAATAGGGGAGGGGTGAGATTCAGTTTTGCAGTGATGATACTTTCACTCATTTTCGGCACCCTTTTCATGCTCCTCTTCTATGCCTTCCAGATGGCCAAGTTTTTCCTGCCGGTCGTGCCGTTTGTGTGCATGCTCGCGGCAAACGGCACGGTGATGCTCCTTGGCGTATTCAGAGGTGGGAGCGTCAGTCGCCGGCTTCTCCTGCGCGTACCCGTGGCGATCCTCCTCGCGGTCACTGCGTGGGGCTGCGCGAAGCCGTTCATGGGCGGAGATCTCACACATCATGCCCCGACGTGGTGGTATGAGGGATTCAAGGTGCTGAATCAAATCGCCCCGGATGATGCCTTTCTAATATCAGGTATTGATGGGGTGTATGTGACTCATTATTTCATAGGGGGCACCCACCGTACGTATATGCCTATATCGAGGGAGGTGGAGTATATCAGGCAGAGGGATCTTCCGCTCAAGGTCGCCATGGAGAACCCGGGGTATATCAGGAGCCTCCTGGCCAGCGGGAAGAGGGTCTACATGGACGGTTTCACGTTCAACTGGTGGGCGCGGTACCGCGCGGCATTGGAAAAGGATTTTAACTTTGTGCCGGTGACTTCGTATTATAACGGGAGTCTTAGACTTTACGAGCTCAGACCGAAATCCACATCGTAG